A DNA window from Carnobacterium funditum DSM 5970 contains the following coding sequences:
- a CDS encoding N-acetylmannosamine-6-phosphate 2-epimerase, which translates to MINMLDKVKSKLIVSCQALENEPLHSSYIMGRMAVAVEQGGASGIRANSREDIIEIKKNTNLPVVGIVKRDYKDSEIYITATMKEIDELAESKCEMIALDATCRKRHNDEKLSDFVTTIRSKYPNILLMADVSTIEEAIEAGRLGFDCVSTTLMGYTTESEGHNIADNDFARLKEILKTANIPVIAEGHVDTPEKAKRCQELGVYSMVVGSAITRPQLITKAFVDKINE; encoded by the coding sequence ATGATAAATATGTTAGATAAAGTTAAATCAAAATTAATTGTCTCATGTCAAGCATTAGAAAATGAGCCATTGCATAGTTCCTATATTATGGGAAGAATGGCTGTAGCAGTTGAACAAGGCGGAGCTAGTGGGATTAGGGCTAATTCCAGAGAGGATATTATTGAAATCAAAAAAAACACAAACCTTCCAGTGGTTGGTATTGTAAAACGTGATTACAAGGACTCGGAAATTTATATTACTGCTACAATGAAAGAAATTGATGAATTAGCAGAATCAAAATGCGAAATGATCGCTTTGGATGCGACATGTCGTAAACGTCACAATGATGAAAAGTTATCTGATTTTGTTACGACTATCCGTTCTAAATACCCAAATATATTATTAATGGCAGATGTTTCAACAATTGAAGAAGCAATAGAAGCAGGTAGACTAGGATTTGACTGTGTTTCAACAACCTTAATGGGCTACACAACAGAATCGGAAGGACATAACATTGCTGATAATGACTTTGCTAGATTAAAAGAAATCCTGAAAACTGCTAACATTCCCGTTATTGCTGAAGGGCATGTAGATACTCCTGAAAAAGCAAAACGTTGTCAAGAACTAGGTGTGTATTCAATGGTTGTTGGTAGTGCGATTACAAGACCACAATTAATTACAAAAGCATTTGTTGACAAAATAAAC